The sequence below is a genomic window from Microbacterium sp. cx-55.
AACGCGAGGTGGAGAAGATCTACCACACGGTGGTGCAGGGGCATCCTGACCCGCTCGCGGGCACGATCGACGCCCCGATCGGGCGCAGCCCCTCGCACTCGTGGAAGTTCGCGGTGCGGCCCGAGGGCAAGGACTCGGTCACCCACTACGAGACGCTCGAGGCGTTCCGCGGCGCTGCGCTGCTCGAGGTGCACCTCGAGACGGGGCGCACACATCAGATCCGCGTGCACATGGCGGCGCACCGCCATCCCTGTGTCGGCGACCCGCTGTATGGGGCCGACCCGACGATCGCGGCCAAGCTCGGCCTGACCCGGCAGTGGCTGCACGCGCATCAGCTGGGTTTCACGCATCCCGCCACGCGTGAGAGCGTCACCTTCACTTCGGCCTACCCGGCCGACCTGGCGCACGCGCTCGAGGTGCTCCGCGGGGACTGAACGCGTCTCGTCGGTTCAGCGTCCGCCCTCGAAGCGGGTCGGTCCGTCTTCGCGCGCCGCGGCGATGCGCGCGCGCATCTCGTCGGAGACGCCCTGCAGGTCATCGAGCGGGTACCAGCCCACCTCGGTCATCTCGCCGTCTGCCGGGTACGGCTCGCCCTCGATCCAACTGCACCCGAAGGTGAGATCGAGGTAGTCGCTCTGGTCGCCGTTCTCGTAGGTGACCCGAGGGATCTGGTGCACCCAGGCCAGGCGATCGACGCGGATGCGGACGCCCGCCTCCTCCTCGGCCTCGCGCACGGCGGCCGTCGCGGGCTCCTCGCCGGGGTCGATGATGCCCGTGATCGGCGTCAGTGCGCCGTTGTCGCTCCGCCGCCCCAGGAGTACCTCGCCGCCTCGGATGATGACGGCGGTCACACCGCTGAGGGGGAGCGGGCGGGTGCCCACGAAGCGGCGCAGGTCGAGGACGAAGTCGGGTGTGGGCATGGCCTCGACGCTAGCGGAGCAGGGGGCGACGCCGCATCCGTCCGCGCCGCCGCACGCGACTCGCCGACCGGGGCGAGTGTCGGAGTCCGAACGTAGACTCGACGAGTGGCAGCCGACTCTTTCGCTCATCTGCACGTGCACAGCGAGTACTCGATGCTCGACGGGGCGGCCCGGATCGGGCCGATGGTGCAAGAGGCCGCGCGTCTCGGGATGCCGGCCATCGCCGTCACCGACCACGGCAACACCTTCGCCGCGTACGAGTTCTACAAGACGGCCAAAGCCGAGGGCATCAACCCGATCATCGGCATCGAGGCCTACGTCACGCCGGGGACGCACCGCTCCGACAAGTCCCGCGTGCGCTGGGGCGGTCCCGAGCAGTCGAGCGACGACGTGTCGGGGTCGGGCGCGTACACGCACATGACCCTGTGGTCGCAGACGAGCGGCGGCATGCACAACCTGTTCCGCCTCTCATCCCGGGCCAGCATCGAGGGCTACTACTTCAAGCCGCGCATGGACCGCGAGCTGCTGCAGACCTATTCCGGTGGCCTCATCGCGACGACCGGATGCCCCTCGGGCGAGGTGCAGACCCGCCTCCGCCTGGGTCAGTACGATGCCGCGCGCGCGGCGGCCGCGGAGTTCCAAGACATCTTCGGCAAAGAGAACTACTTCGCCGAGATCATGGATCACGGGCTGTCCATCGAACGCCGGGTGATGACCGATCTGCTGCGTATTTCGAAGGACCTCGACATTCCGCTGGTCGCGACGAACGACTCGCACTACACGCATCAGCACGACTCGACGAGCCACGCCGCGCTTCTCTGCGTGCAGTCCGGCTCGACCCTCGATGACCCGAAGCGGTTCAAGTTCGACGGCGACGGGTACTACATCAAGTCGCCGGCGGAGATGCGCCAGATCTTCCGTGATCACCCCGAGGCCTGCGACAACACGCTGCTCATCGCCGAGCGGTGCCAGGTCGAGTTCAACACCGAGGCGAACTACATGCCCCGGTTCCCGGTGCCGGATGGCGAGACCGAGGAATCCTGGTTCGTGAAAGAAGTCGAGAAGGGTCTCGAGTTCCGCTACCCGGCGGGGATCCCCGACACCGTCCGCGCGCAGGCCGAGTACGAGACCGGCGTCATCGTGCAGATGGGATTCCCGGGTTACTTCCTGGTCGTCGCCGACTTCATCAACTGGGCCAAAGACAACGGCATCCGCGTCGGGCCGGGGCGTGGTTCCGGTGCCGGTTCGATGGCCGCCTACGCGATGCGCATCACCGACCTCGATCCGCTGCAGCACGGCCTGATCTTCGAGCGGTTCCTGAACCCCGACCGTGTGTCGATGCCCGACTTCGACGTCGACTTCGACGACCGCCGTCGCGGCGAGGTCATCCAGTACGTGACCGAGAAGTACGGCGACGAACGCGTCGCGCAGATCGTCACCTACGGCACGA
It includes:
- a CDS encoding NUDIX hydrolase, translated to MPTPDFVLDLRRFVGTRPLPLSGVTAVIIRGGEVLLGRRSDNGALTPITGIIDPGEEPATAAVREAEEEAGVRIRVDRLAWVHQIPRVTYENGDQSDYLDLTFGCSWIEGEPYPADGEMTEVGWYPLDDLQGVSDEMRARIAAAREDGPTRFEGGR